From Variimorphobacter saccharofermentans, one genomic window encodes:
- a CDS encoding DUF4316 domain-containing protein yields MEKAKTRKIKKWDEIHGEYEVEVSEDMGGGSPEEVAGAGPSISRNPMKGIEDMVEQNDNNLDGVINNVKVEPAVGTLEIIPDDKKSVLEKLKEQSKQVTPPVPVPERKPVPGCCFEREITGW; encoded by the coding sequence ATGGAAAAAGCAAAAACAAGAAAGATTAAGAAATGGGATGAGATCCATGGAGAGTACGAAGTGGAAGTATCAGAGGATATGGGCGGCGGCAGTCCGGAGGAAGTCGCCGGAGCCGGACCGTCTATCAGCAGAAATCCGATGAAGGGCATTGAGGATATGGTGGAGCAGAATGACAACAACCTTGATGGCGTGATCAACAATGTGAAGGTAGAGCCGGCAGTCGGCACTCTAGAAATTATCCCGGATGATAAGAAATCGGTTTTGGAAAAACTGAAGGAACAGAGCAAACAGGTAACGCCTCCGGTACCTGTTCCGGAAAGAAAGCCGGTACCGGGATGCTGCTTTGAAAGGGAGATCACCGGATGGTAG
- a CDS encoding plasmid mobilization protein — translation MVERSKYIHIRVTPEEVDRIKERMEEAGIRSMTAYLLRMALNGFVIVMDLSDLKEILRLLQISGNNLNQYAKRANETGSIYREDIEELKNNQKEILQEMRKMLDKLTAIM, via the coding sequence ATGGTAGAGAGATCCAAATACATTCATATCCGTGTCACACCGGAGGAAGTTGACCGGATTAAGGAGCGGATGGAGGAAGCCGGTATCAGGAGCATGACTGCATATCTGTTACGAATGGCACTCAATGGTTTTGTGATCGTGATGGATCTTTCTGATCTGAAGGAGATTCTCAGACTGTTGCAGATATCCGGGAATAATCTGAATCAGTACGCAAAGAGAGCGAATGAAACCGGAAGCATCTACCGGGAAGACATCGAGGAACTGAAAAACAACCAGAAAGAGATTTTGCAGGAAATGCGAAAGATGCTTGATAAGCTGACTGCAATTATGTAA
- a CDS encoding relaxase/mobilization nuclease domain-containing protein yields the protein MAATKLIAMHQNKGRSVMQCLKDRTDYAKNGEKTEDGKYISSYKCQPDFVDWEFAQSKIDYLKKTWRQPKGDVIAYQIRQSFKPGEITPEEANEVGYETGMRFTKGKHAFIVATHVDRAHIHNHIIFNSTNLDCDRKFRDFWFSGIALQRLSDIICLEHGLSIIPKVKPSERQRRTKYPERVSMRDIIREDILKCMEQKPADFEELLKLLQAEGYEIKRGKHTAICGKEQKRFIRFRSLGEDFSEDHLKKVIAGEAELPENKTESREPAQPPKEKRRFDLVVDIQEKMAQGKNGGYVRWAKKYNVKQFAESILFLQQHDIHDKETLDALVDGSAARYHELMKIIKDAETKMAENKVLKTHIINYSKTRDIYIAYRKSGYSKKFFEAHREEITLHKAAKEAFSNLPDGKIPKVKDLNEEFARLLSEKKVAYSEYKKMKKEMRDYQIAKQNVESFYAAQKTWDQEEELKKKRQQQR from the coding sequence ATGGCGGCGACAAAACTGATAGCAATGCATCAGAACAAGGGACGTTCCGTAATGCAGTGTCTGAAAGACAGAACCGATTATGCAAAGAATGGAGAGAAAACAGAAGACGGAAAATATATTTCTTCTTATAAGTGTCAACCGGATTTTGTCGATTGGGAATTTGCACAATCAAAAATAGATTATCTGAAAAAAACGTGGAGGCAGCCCAAGGGTGATGTCATTGCTTATCAGATCCGCCAGTCCTTTAAGCCCGGAGAGATTACACCGGAGGAAGCAAATGAAGTTGGATATGAAACCGGTATGAGATTCACCAAGGGGAAGCATGCGTTTATAGTGGCAACACATGTGGACCGGGCTCATATCCACAATCATATCATTTTCAATTCCACCAATCTGGATTGTGACCGGAAGTTCAGGGACTTTTGGTTTTCAGGAATTGCCCTGCAGAGACTCAGCGACATTATCTGCCTGGAGCATGGTTTATCCATTATTCCAAAGGTAAAACCGAGTGAGAGACAGAGACGTACCAAGTACCCGGAACGAGTAAGCATGAGGGATATTATCCGGGAGGATATTCTGAAATGCATGGAACAGAAGCCGGCTGATTTTGAAGAACTTCTCAAACTATTGCAGGCGGAAGGATATGAGATTAAGCGCGGGAAACACACTGCAATCTGTGGAAAAGAGCAAAAGCGGTTTATCCGGTTCCGCTCTTTGGGAGAGGATTTTTCTGAGGATCATCTGAAAAAGGTGATAGCCGGTGAAGCGGAGCTGCCTGAGAATAAGACGGAAAGCCGGGAACCAGCACAGCCCCCGAAAGAAAAACGAAGGTTTGATCTTGTGGTCGATATTCAGGAGAAGATGGCGCAGGGAAAGAACGGCGGATACGTTCGATGGGCGAAGAAATATAATGTGAAACAGTTCGCGGAATCCATTTTGTTTTTGCAGCAACATGATATTCACGATAAAGAAACTCTGGATGCATTGGTAGATGGAAGTGCTGCCAGATACCATGAACTGATGAAAATTATCAAGGATGCAGAAACCAAAATGGCAGAGAACAAAGTTTTGAAAACGCACATCATCAACTATTCCAAGACCAGGGATATCTATATAGCCTATCGAAAATCCGGATACAGCAAGAAATTCTTTGAGGCGCATCGAGAAGAAATCACACTTCACAAAGCGGCAAAGGAAGCATTTTCCAATCTGCCGGATGGAAAGATTCCGAAAGTAAAGGATTTGAATGAAGAGTTTGCCAGACTGCTTTCGGAGAAAAAGGTAGCCTACAGCGAATACAAAAAAATGAAAAAAGAGATGCGGGATTATCAGATAGCGAAACAAAATGTGGAATCCTTCTATGCGGCTCAGAAGACCTGGGACCAGGAAGAAGAATTGAAAAAGAAAAGGCAGCAGCAGAGATAA
- a CDS encoding LPD16 domain-containing protein translates to MQQEEMRETELAFRIADRIISIQECDDGYDYSIMDENYREIDGGVYDNPEISIREALKDIIEDLKQNPDTNGAKGNISMESELVLLDFDEVTMEEEEANRIGSAVYDSWVVMEFKAKTEQCFQPINALSATEIEEIVEEYVNAKLMENDFDASIRGVVLSGSRCRGLEGKNSDLDVVVELRGNEREDDLFNLFHEDKFSIGGIRVDINPITEYKTGTLEEYLPGVERYLEEKRQKISVREKLKEKKSEIQVKYEKVDKGSKKKNEKVR, encoded by the coding sequence ATGCAACAGGAAGAAATGAGAGAAACAGAGCTTGCATTTCGGATCGCAGATAGAATTATCAGCATTCAGGAATGTGACGATGGATATGATTATTCCATAATGGATGAGAACTACAGAGAGATTGACGGTGGGGTGTATGATAATCCGGAGATTAGTATTCGTGAGGCATTAAAGGATATTATAGAAGACTTAAAACAGAATCCGGATACGAACGGCGCTAAGGGAAATATTTCTATGGAGTCTGAATTAGTTCTTTTGGATTTTGATGAAGTCACTATGGAAGAGGAGGAAGCAAACCGAATCGGGTCTGCAGTTTATGATAGTTGGGTGGTCATGGAGTTTAAGGCTAAGACGGAACAATGTTTTCAACCGATTAACGCTCTTAGTGCAACAGAGATTGAAGAAATTGTCGAGGAATATGTAAATGCAAAGTTAATGGAAAATGATTTTGATGCATCTATTCGCGGAGTGGTTTTGTCCGGTAGTAGGTGTAGAGGATTGGAAGGAAAGAATTCTGATTTGGATGTGGTTGTTGAGCTACGTGGGAATGAAAGAGAAGATGATTTGTTCAACCTGTTTCATGAAGATAAATTTTCCATTGGTGGAATACGTGTTGATATTAATCCCATCACAGAATATAAAACCGGAACGCTGGAGGAATATCTGCCTGGGGTGGAGAGGTATCTGGAAGAGAAACGACAGAAGATATCAGTAAGAGAAAAGCTGAAGGAGAAGAAGTCTGAGATTCAAGTGAAGTACGAAAAAGTGGATAAGGGTAGCAAGAAGAAAAATGAAAAGGTGAGATAA
- a CDS encoding phosphoadenosine phosphosulfate reductase family protein yields the protein MVCKKCLEELTADNVYPSDHRYCITCGTEHTAYLSERRHTLASLREMNLESKIIQTKYLIKCAVMEFGLDKVYISYSGGKDSTVLSHIAKNMYPNILHLFANTTNEYPETIQHIKWEKEKNGTNIITVLPIDCQGELWTFKKVVERYGYPMFSKRVSSAIRTYQHALSERTKQNSQNYINRNFKKYDKYKELPISDKCCDKLKKEPLRRKAKELGLECAILGILASESYQREKDWLEYGCNVFHERNDNQSRPLSFWTDEDILEYISKYNVTIPKLYEMGYSRNGCMYCGFGVHLEPSHCNRYQKLKQTHPIQYTYFINNFGHLMLEFEINIA from the coding sequence ATGGTTTGTAAAAAATGCTTAGAAGAACTTACTGCTGATAATGTTTATCCCTCAGATCACAGATACTGTATAACGTGTGGTACTGAACACACTGCATATCTCTCTGAACGCAGACATACATTAGCATCATTGCGCGAAATGAATCTTGAGTCCAAGATTATTCAAACAAAATATCTGATAAAATGTGCTGTCATGGAATTTGGACTTGATAAAGTATACATTTCATATTCCGGCGGAAAAGATTCAACCGTCCTTTCCCACATTGCCAAAAACATGTACCCTAATATTTTGCACTTGTTTGCAAATACAACAAATGAATATCCCGAAACCATTCAGCATATTAAATGGGAAAAGGAAAAAAACGGCACAAACATTATTACTGTCCTTCCCATAGATTGCCAAGGAGAACTTTGGACATTTAAAAAAGTAGTTGAACGATATGGATATCCGATGTTTTCCAAACGGGTATCTAGTGCCATAAGAACATATCAGCATGCTCTTTCTGAACGCACAAAGCAAAATTCGCAAAATTACATTAACCGTAACTTTAAAAAATATGATAAATACAAAGAATTACCAATTTCAGATAAGTGCTGTGACAAACTAAAAAAAGAGCCTCTTCGTCGAAAAGCAAAAGAACTAGGACTAGAATGCGCCATCTTAGGCATTCTTGCCTCCGAAAGTTACCAACGCGAAAAAGATTGGTTAGAATATGGATGCAACGTATTTCACGAACGAAATGATAATCAAAGTCGCCCATTGTCTTTTTGGACAGATGAAGATATCCTCGAATACATCTCCAAATATAATGTAACAATTCCAAAGCTCTATGAGATGGGCTATAGCAGAAATGGTTGTATGTATTGCGGTTTTGGTGTTCATTTAGAACCTTCCCACTGTAATAGATATCAAAAGCTAAAGCAAACACACCCAATTCAATATACTTATTTTATAAATAATTTTGGTCATCTTATGCTTGAATTCGAGATAAATATTGCATAA
- a CDS encoding helix-turn-helix domain-containing protein has protein sequence MQTIGKRLAEIRKSKKYKQTELAEMLNVSQQVISNIERGVTAPDIEQLKKFADIYNISLDQLVGREFFGDDADDVERKIISYIKQMDDEGKELSLGLLSQVAQHRGSNDGNE, from the coding sequence ATGCAAACAATAGGAAAACGATTAGCAGAAATAAGAAAAAGTAAAAAATACAAACAGACAGAGCTGGCTGAAATGTTAAATGTCTCGCAGCAAGTTATTAGTAATATCGAAAGAGGTGTAACAGCACCGGATATAGAGCAACTTAAAAAATTTGCTGACATTTATAATATATCGCTTGATCAGTTGGTGGGCAGAGAGTTTTTTGGCGATGATGCAGATGATGTGGAACGAAAAATTATAAGTTATATCAAACAAATGGACGACGAAGGAAAGGAGCTGAGCCTTGGTTTATTAAGTCAGGTAGCTCAGCATCGAGGTAGCAACGATGGCAACGAATAG
- the dndC gene encoding DNA phosphorothioation system sulfurtransferase DndC produces MATNSYFNENTLEELIEEIKYVYQSDKRPWVIGYSGGKDSTTVVELVYKMLLTLPKDERNKNVYIVSSDTLIENPLIKIYLSKMNKLLGEAAVNDKLPIISTMVTPPADNSFWANVIGRGFPTPRMNGTFRWCTDRLKINPSADYIRDVIKKEGEEVVVLLGVRKAESEARRRRIEGRELANRLMNRHETIQDAYVYNPIVELTTDDVWDVLLRLDGGKTPWGSNNNELVALYADADSGECPFAGVHAGGQTQSCGNSRFGCWVCTVVKDDKSLNGFIRSGHRELIPLAEFRTWIMSIRDKDEYREKKRRNGTVYETKTGEMGYGPFTWEARKLILTKLIETQQQMGYELITLEELKAIDEIWDDELDLSRRTLVELYEELTGERLPWYQYKEPLVDKETVDELERLAVANDVPFDLVRNIILSVYHNKNFSNQRIMKDAMERLLNQQWLHHEILKEIEDENK; encoded by the coding sequence ATGGCAACGAATAGTTATTTTAATGAGAACACGCTAGAAGAACTGATAGAAGAAATCAAATATGTATATCAGTCAGATAAGCGCCCTTGGGTAATTGGGTATAGCGGAGGAAAGGATTCTACGACCGTCGTTGAATTGGTTTATAAGATGCTTTTAACTCTTCCCAAAGATGAAAGAAACAAGAATGTATATATTGTATCTTCGGATACTCTTATTGAGAATCCATTAATAAAGATATATCTCAGTAAGATGAATAAACTTCTTGGAGAGGCAGCGGTAAATGATAAATTACCAATTATTTCAACAATGGTAACACCACCGGCAGACAATTCATTTTGGGCAAATGTAATAGGTAGAGGATTTCCTACTCCAAGAATGAACGGAACGTTTAGATGGTGTACAGACAGATTAAAGATAAATCCTAGCGCTGATTATATCAGAGATGTAATAAAAAAAGAAGGCGAAGAAGTTGTTGTGCTTTTGGGAGTTCGGAAAGCTGAGAGCGAAGCACGTAGAAGACGAATTGAAGGAAGAGAACTTGCAAATCGTCTTATGAATAGACACGAAACTATTCAGGATGCATATGTATATAACCCGATTGTTGAATTAACTACTGATGACGTTTGGGATGTACTGTTAAGACTTGATGGTGGAAAAACTCCTTGGGGATCAAATAACAATGAACTTGTGGCATTGTATGCGGATGCAGATAGTGGAGAGTGTCCTTTTGCTGGCGTTCATGCAGGTGGTCAGACACAGTCTTGTGGTAATTCAAGATTTGGATGTTGGGTTTGTACTGTTGTTAAAGATGATAAGTCTTTGAATGGATTCATCAGAAGCGGACATCGTGAATTAATCCCATTGGCTGAATTCCGAACATGGATTATGAGTATTCGTGACAAAGACGAATATAGAGAGAAAAAGCGTAGGAACGGAACCGTTTACGAAACAAAGACCGGGGAAATGGGATACGGTCCATTTACCTGGGAGGCAAGAAAACTTATTTTGACAAAACTGATAGAAACTCAGCAACAGATGGGATATGAGCTGATTACCTTGGAAGAACTTAAGGCAATAGATGAAATTTGGGATGATGAGTTAGATTTATCAAGACGTACATTAGTTGAATTATACGAAGAATTAACCGGGGAAAGATTACCTTGGTATCAGTATAAAGAACCACTTGTTGATAAAGAGACTGTTGATGAATTGGAAAGATTGGCAGTAGCGAATGATGTACCATTTGACTTAGTTAGAAATATTATTTTGTCTGTTTACCATAATAAGAATTTTTCTAACCAAAGAATTATGAAAGACGCAATGGAGCGCTTGCTTAATCAGCAATGGCTTCATCATGAAATCCTAAAGGAGATTGAAGATGAAAATAAATAA
- a CDS encoding AAA family ATPase: MKINKIVLYNFNSYEGLNEFDFTSDDSNKNIILIGGKNGAGKTSLFTAIKIALYGPLSFGYVGVNPKYIAKIKDCINSKAFQQDVVESRVQISVSLMVEREVKEYEITREWDYTKQKLEEKYYVKTDGCLLDEQELSYFQNYLQGMIPPDLFEFFLFDGEEVGSIFSTSTYNSYVKNAIYTLCGLDIFEIIRKYTTGYAGKAESTDEEEIYAQYEELRKNAEEIETSYTELEAQIEADKDELEKVETELMEVETAFKNAGGITEVERQALLKEFSEMEHTKTEALTKIKMFVEGLMPFFILRDFTGRISDQLDFEEKGEIYYYVQQKLKKQEIKNTLNGNQEVSDATVDALMEFLLKKFKPKGFKEGAQPVHDLSKEDSGRVNAMISAIDDFDVEAMVKLVGKRKAAADRTMEINRILKNAMKDEDARRFAEKENVLLKRKDEILSRIHKFEMRLNTVKEELTIAIQQRNHAFQSIKDKARNKHVFELSTGLSQMMGMMLENKSESIKRDLEKLIVQNLQRIYRKNNLITHIEIEDDFQFNLYQNVKYSTTELLYLLKNLGKEVFAQEIGKQGMKLLCDEYKVDTVPQLQQAIEAEKKKKSLDLFKRIDISRLSKGERQIFILSLYWAIIELSGQDIPFIIDTPYARIDANHRREISEKFFPNISKQVVILSTDEEINEEYYEIIKPYIAKEYLLINDESQNRTTVENHYFFEV; the protein is encoded by the coding sequence ATGAAAATAAATAAAATAGTGTTATACAATTTCAACTCCTATGAGGGATTGAATGAGTTTGATTTTACAAGTGATGATAGTAATAAAAATATTATTCTGATTGGTGGAAAGAATGGTGCAGGAAAGACATCGTTGTTTACTGCCATAAAAATCGCTTTGTATGGACCGTTGTCTTTTGGATATGTAGGGGTTAATCCGAAGTATATTGCAAAAATAAAAGATTGCATTAATTCAAAGGCTTTTCAACAAGACGTAGTAGAGTCACGCGTTCAGATATCAGTGTCTTTAATGGTTGAGCGAGAAGTTAAAGAGTATGAGATAACCAGAGAGTGGGATTATACGAAACAAAAGCTAGAAGAGAAATACTATGTTAAAACAGATGGTTGTTTGTTAGATGAACAAGAATTGTCATATTTTCAGAATTATTTGCAGGGGATGATTCCACCAGATTTGTTTGAATTCTTCTTGTTTGATGGAGAAGAAGTGGGAAGCATTTTCTCAACAAGTACCTACAATTCATATGTAAAGAATGCGATTTATACATTATGCGGATTAGATATCTTTGAAATTATTCGCAAGTATACTACGGGATATGCAGGTAAAGCAGAAAGTACAGATGAAGAAGAGATATATGCGCAGTATGAAGAACTGCGAAAAAATGCTGAAGAAATAGAGACAAGCTATACAGAACTCGAGGCCCAAATTGAGGCTGATAAAGATGAGCTAGAAAAGGTTGAGACTGAATTAATGGAGGTTGAAACTGCATTTAAAAATGCTGGCGGAATAACTGAAGTTGAGCGTCAAGCACTTTTAAAAGAGTTCTCGGAGATGGAGCATACAAAAACAGAAGCTCTTACAAAAATCAAAATGTTTGTTGAAGGTTTAATGCCATTTTTTATTCTTCGGGATTTTACAGGAAGAATTTCTGACCAGTTAGATTTTGAGGAAAAGGGTGAGATTTATTATTATGTTCAGCAAAAATTAAAGAAACAGGAAATAAAGAATACACTAAATGGGAATCAGGAAGTTAGTGATGCTACTGTTGACGCATTGATGGAGTTTTTACTGAAGAAATTCAAACCGAAAGGATTCAAAGAAGGTGCACAGCCTGTTCATGATCTTTCAAAGGAGGATTCTGGAAGAGTTAATGCAATGATTTCAGCAATTGATGATTTCGATGTTGAGGCCATGGTTAAACTGGTTGGAAAAAGAAAAGCAGCAGCCGATAGAACTATGGAAATCAATCGTATTCTAAAAAATGCAATGAAAGATGAAGATGCAAGAAGATTTGCTGAAAAAGAGAATGTGTTGCTGAAAAGGAAAGATGAAATTTTATCGAGAATTCACAAATTTGAGATGCGTTTAAATACAGTGAAAGAAGAGCTGACAATTGCGATTCAGCAAAGAAATCATGCGTTCCAGAGCATCAAGGATAAGGCTCGGAATAAACATGTATTTGAATTAAGTACCGGCTTATCGCAGATGATGGGAATGATGCTTGAGAACAAATCTGAATCGATTAAGCGAGATCTTGAAAAGCTTATTGTTCAGAATTTGCAGCGCATATACAGAAAGAATAATTTAATTACTCATATTGAGATAGAAGATGATTTCCAATTCAATCTTTATCAAAATGTGAAGTACAGTACAACAGAGCTGCTTTATTTATTAAAGAATCTTGGAAAAGAGGTGTTTGCTCAGGAGATTGGAAAGCAGGGTATGAAACTTCTGTGTGATGAATATAAAGTTGATACAGTGCCGCAGTTGCAGCAGGCAATAGAGGCTGAAAAGAAGAAAAAAAGTCTTGATTTATTTAAGCGTATTGACATCAGTCGCTTGTCAAAGGGAGAACGACAGATATTTATTTTGTCTTTGTATTGGGCAATTATTGAATTATCCGGTCAGGATATACCATTTATTATTGATACTCCTTATGCACGTATTGATGCTAATCATAGAAGAGAGATATCAGAGAAGTTTTTCCCTAATATCAGTAAGCAGGTAGTTATTCTTTCAACAGATGAAGAAATCAATGAAGAGTATTACGAGATTATCAAGCCTTATATCGCAAAGGAATACCTTCTAATAAATGATGAAAGTCAAAACAGAACTACTGTTGAAAACCATTATTTTTTCGAGGTGTAA
- a CDS encoding DndE family protein — protein sequence MIFRLKTSKRTQEIFQELENRTNYKPYTLVKHAIAWSLKENTSVADYESDSDGLDLNRQTITGDNETYFKVLIEEVEGRYLPEEEFFPKYVKAHIDRGSELLLDMYNHAGNMDKYILQVLGVGDTV from the coding sequence ATGATTTTTAGATTAAAAACTTCAAAGAGAACTCAGGAAATATTCCAAGAGTTGGAAAATAGAACAAATTATAAGCCGTACACTTTAGTGAAACATGCTATAGCATGGTCGCTTAAGGAGAATACCTCTGTGGCTGATTATGAATCGGATTCTGATGGACTGGATCTCAATAGACAGACAATTACAGGAGATAATGAAACATACTTTAAGGTGTTAATTGAGGAAGTTGAAGGCAGATATTTACCGGAAGAAGAATTCTTTCCTAAATATGTAAAAGCGCATATTGATAGAGGAAGTGAGTTGTTACTTGATATGTATAATCATGCAGGGAATATGGATAAATATATACTTCAAGTATTAGGAGTGGGTGATACCGTATGA
- a CDS encoding cysteine desulfurase family protein, with amino-acid sequence MIYFDNSATSPVDEEVLDAMLPYLREEYGNPSSKYYCKAVNAHNAVEEARAKVAKLVGANPQEIVFTAGATESTNFIIKGYMDYRRYYGDGKNHIITSVAEHKATLNTCKYLNGDLYSNNDPTVTLFGGKKTVNRGYEASFVGITETGEILVTTIDEAIKNNTAMVSVIYVNNEVGTISNISEIAKLCAKKGIAIHSDLTQAIGKMAIDVHGLGIDFASCSAHKIYGPKGVGAAFVKSDAYGIPPITAFMHGGEQENGFRAGTLAVHNIVGFGKAAEIALRDLAANETRILSLDQMFIAGVAAIPAISLTNKSDNRLPGIISIVVDKKDFNNERFIKHISDKVALSTGSACSAGEPSYVITALGLEDKVSKVLRISLNKYTTEEEVNQLIKILREEL; translated from the coding sequence ATGATTTATTTTGATAATAGCGCAACATCTCCTGTGGATGAAGAAGTGTTGGATGCAATGCTACCTTATCTTAGGGAAGAATATGGAAATCCTTCAAGTAAATACTATTGTAAGGCAGTTAATGCCCACAATGCGGTAGAAGAAGCACGTGCCAAGGTCGCAAAACTAGTAGGAGCTAATCCGCAAGAAATTGTTTTTACAGCTGGGGCAACGGAGAGCACGAACTTTATCATCAAAGGGTATATGGACTATCGTCGTTACTACGGAGATGGAAAGAATCATATCATTACATCGGTTGCTGAACATAAGGCTACTTTGAACACATGCAAGTATCTCAATGGTGATTTGTATTCAAATAATGACCCGACAGTAACTTTGTTTGGTGGCAAAAAAACAGTGAATAGAGGATATGAGGCTTCCTTTGTTGGTATAACTGAAACCGGTGAAATCTTGGTTACAACAATAGATGAAGCAATTAAGAATAACACAGCTATGGTATCTGTCATTTATGTGAATAATGAAGTTGGAACCATTAGTAATATTTCTGAAATTGCTAAGTTGTGTGCAAAGAAAGGGATTGCAATTCATTCTGATTTGACACAGGCCATTGGGAAAATGGCAATAGACGTTCACGGTTTGGGTATAGATTTTGCATCATGTTCGGCACATAAAATCTATGGCCCTAAGGGAGTTGGTGCCGCTTTTGTAAAGAGTGATGCATATGGCATTCCACCTATTACAGCCTTCATGCATGGCGGAGAACAGGAGAATGGTTTTAGGGCGGGAACTTTGGCTGTTCATAATATTGTTGGATTTGGTAAGGCTGCAGAAATCGCATTAAGAGATTTGGCTGCAAATGAAACAAGAATTTTAAGCCTTGATCAGATGTTCATTGCTGGTGTAGCGGCAATACCGGCTATCTCTTTGACAAATAAATCAGATAATAGACTGCCTGGAATTATAAGCATAGTGGTTGATAAGAAGGATTTTAATAACGAGAGATTTATTAAGCATATTAGTGATAAAGTTGCTTTGTCAACTGGTTCTGCATGTAGCGCAGGGGAGCCTTCATATGTAATAACAGCATTAGGATTGGAAGATAAGGTTTCAAAGGTGTTACGAATATCATTAAACAAATATACAACAGAGGAAGAAGTCAATCAGCTGATAAAGATATTGAGAGAAGAATTGTAG
- a CDS encoding restriction endonuclease, producing the protein MRIVDALVEVLKDNESLTYKEAYLKIKERNLYQFGAKDPEAAVNAKLRCHCEGLDFPGASPVKYFTIVGQKGTRNLYALVKENQEGQIEKEEAKKKNKPVSEDDLLPEEKIDLTYLFYKNNIKRQILDHILDCHPSFFEQLVVNLLLEMGYGSDELSGRVLGKSHDGGIDGVIYEDKLGLSKIYIQAKRNDSGNTIGRPLLQAFVGAMQDVQKGVFITTSSFTKEARNYAEKQQQKSLKLIDGDLLAELMVKYGIGLEKVQTYTVYKINEDFFE; encoded by the coding sequence ATGAGAATTGTAGATGCATTGGTTGAAGTTCTTAAAGATAATGAGAGTTTAACATATAAAGAAGCATACTTAAAAATTAAAGAGAGAAACTTATACCAGTTTGGTGCAAAGGATCCAGAGGCGGCAGTCAATGCGAAACTACGGTGCCATTGTGAAGGATTAGATTTCCCGGGCGCATCACCAGTTAAATACTTTACCATCGTAGGGCAAAAAGGGACGAGAAACCTTTATGCCTTGGTTAAGGAGAATCAAGAAGGGCAGATTGAAAAAGAAGAGGCAAAAAAGAAAAACAAACCTGTATCAGAGGATGATTTATTACCAGAAGAAAAAATAGATCTTACCTATCTCTTTTATAAAAACAATATTAAGAGACAGATTTTAGACCATATATTAGATTGCCATCCGAGTTTCTTTGAACAGTTGGTAGTTAATCTTTTACTTGAAATGGGATATGGATCCGATGAATTATCTGGTCGAGTATTGGGTAAATCGCACGATGGCGGAATCGATGGTGTTATTTATGAGGATAAGCTCGGATTAAGCAAGATTTACATACAGGCGAAAAGAAATGATAGTGGAAACACTATTGGCAGACCGCTGTTGCAGGCTTTTGTTGGAGCTATGCAGGATGTTCAAAAAGGTGTATTTATAACAACATCTTCTTTTACAAAAGAAGCAAGAAATTATGCTGAGAAACAGCAGCAAAAGAGTTTGAAGCTTATAGATGGAGATTTGCTCGCAGAACTGATGGTTAAATATGGAATTGGCTTAGAAAAAGTACAGACATACACGGTATATAAGATCAACGAGGATTTCTTTGAGTAA